The Echeneis naucrates chromosome 8, fEcheNa1.1, whole genome shotgun sequence genome has a window encoding:
- the LOC115047218 gene encoding cystine/glutamate transporter-like encodes MDRAQIKKEEDDLKEKEEVHLHRKIGLLPAVSFIIGSVVGSGIFIAPKGVLMNSGSVGLSLLVWALSGVLSLFGALCYAELGTTFTKSGGHYTYQLETLGPLPAFLQLWVEFFLIRPTVTSYLSLAFGRYMVEPFFAPCAAPTELIKLVSILGVTFVVAVNCWSVTLASRTQVILTLIKTLALVIIIIPGIIALAKGKTENFQNGFEVDLLTLDKLPLAFYNGLYSYGGWFYLNFVTEEVINPKRNIPLAIICSMVTVITLYVLINVAYYTVLTPAELLLSDAVALTFAGRIAQGLASVIPVLVALSCLGALNGSIFGSPRVLFVGARDGLWPAIFSMIHIRRHTPLPALLLLYPLIVLMLISGEIYQLINFASFSRWLFVALVTLGLLIHRYRFPLHPRPFKVPLVLAVTFTVVCFFIVGLSLYSDPWNTGRSCALTLTGVPVYYLTVHRFRLPRSWRRIFNYCSKQLQILLEVIQQEARTY; translated from the exons ATGGACAGGGCACAGAttaagaaagaggaagatgacctcaaagaaaaagaagaggtgcACCTCCACAGAAAGATAggcctgctgcctgctgtgtcCTTCATCATAGGGTCGGTTGTGGGAAGTGGCATTTTTATTGCACCTAAAGGAGTCTTGATGAACAGTGGGAGTGTGGgtctctctctgctggtgtGGGCACTGAGTGGAGTCCTCTCATTGTTTG GGGCTTTGTGTTATGCTGAACTGGGCACCACTTTTACTAAATCTGGGGGCCACTACACATACCAGCTGGAGACACTAGGGCCCCTGCCAGCCTTCTTACAACTCTGGGTGGAATTCTTTCTTATCAG GCCAACGGTGACTTCGTACCTGTCTCTGGCTTTTGGCCGCTACATGGTTGAGCCGTTCTTTGCGCCTTGTGCTGCTCCTACAGAACTGATCAAACTTGTCAGCATCCTCGGAGTAA cattTGTGGTAGCTGTCAACTGTTGGAGTGTGACCTTGGCCTCCCGTACTCAGGTCATCTTGACTTTGATTAAGACGCTTGCTctggtcatcatcatcatccctggTATCATTGCTCTGGCCAAAG GAAAGACGGAAAACTTTCAAAATGGTTTTGAGGTTGACTTATTAACACTGGATAAGCTGCCACTGGCTTTTTATAATGGCCTCTATTCCTACGGTGGATG GTTTTATCTGAATTTTGTCACAGAAGAGGTCATTAACCCGAAAAG AAACATCCCCCTGGCAATAATCTGCTCTATGGTCACAGTGATAACTCTTTATGTGCTTATTAACGTGGCCTACTACACCGTGTTGACCCCCGCCGAGCTCCTGCTGTCTGACGCTGTGGCTCTG acGTTTGCTGGCCGCATCGCCCAGGGGTTAGCCTCTGTGATTCCAGTGCTTGTGGCCCTGTCCTGCCTTGGAGCTCTAAACGGAAGCATCTTTGGGTCACCCAG GGTGCTTTTTGTGGGAGCCAGGGACGGCCTCTGGCCAGCCATCTTTTCCATGATTCACATtcgcagacacacacctttgcCTGCTTTGCTGCTACTG TACCCCTTGATTGTGCTGATGTTAATCAGTGGAGAAATATACCAGCTCATCAACTTTGCCTCCTTCTCTCGCTGGCTCTTCGTCGCCTTGGTAACGCTGGGGCTGCTCATCCATCGGTATCGCTTCCCTCTCCACCCGAGACCTTTCAAG GTGCCGCTGGTCCTCGCTGTCACCTTCACGGTGGTCTGTTTCTTCATCGTCGGCCTGTCTCTGTATTCGGACCCCTGGAACACGGGCCGAAGCTGCGCTCTCACCCTGACGGGAGTCCCTGTCTACTATCTGACCGTCCACCGCTTTCGTTTACCCCGCAGCTGGAGACGCATATTCA ACTACTGCAGCAAGCAGCTGCAGATCCTCCTGGAGGTGATTCAGCAGGAGGCCCGGACATACTGA
- the mettl2a gene encoding tRNA N(3)-cytidine methyltransferase METTL2, protein MAAPHAAAAVEPGSGETGLILPDPSTGDPKRPQFGTRFLTDPRQVFQHNAWDNVEWTEDQEAAAKKKVQENSQPLPPEKQDEYDSRANEYWNDFYTIHENRFFKDRHWLFTEFPELAPQCSQNHESHPADTGDGQQDNLNREQSREVADGDFPGSSATYRILEVGCGVGNTVFPILKTNNDHGLFVYCCDFSSTAVELVKTNPEFDPERCFAFVHDLSDVEANYPVPEGTLDVIVLIFVLSALHPNKMQSSISRLARLLKPGGVMLLRDYGRYDMAQLRFKKGRCLSENFYVRGDGTRVYFFTQDELHELFTEAGLEKVQNLVDRRLQVNRGKQLTMYRVWIQCKYRKAPLELPETQD, encoded by the exons ATGGCGGCGCCCCACGCCGCGGCCGCAGTGGAGCCCGGCAGCGGTGAGACCGGGCTGATCCTGCCGGATCCCTCCACCGGAGACCCGAAGAGACCTCAGTTCGGGACCCGGTTCCTTACAGACCCGCGGCAGGTGTTTCAGCACAACGCGTG GGACAATGTGGAGTGGACTGAGGACCAAGAAGCAGCTGCTAAAAAGAAAGTCCAGGAAAACAGTCAGCCTCTACCTCCAGAAAAACAAG ATGAATATGACAGCCGCGCCAACGAGTACTGGAATGATTTTTACACAATCCATGAGAACCGTTTCTTCAAAGACCGTCACTGGCTCTTCACAGAGTTCCCAGAGTTGGCCCCTCAGTGCAGCCAGAATCATGAATCCCACCCTGCAGACACCGGTGATGGTCAGCAAGACAACCTTAATCGAGAACAAAGCAGAGAAGTTGCAGATGGGGACTTTCCTGGCTCCTCTGCCACTTATCGCATTCTGGAG GTTGGCTGCGGTGTGGGGAACACAGTTTTTCCAATTCTGAAGACCAACAA TGACCATGGACTTTTTGTTTACTGCTGCGATTTCTCCAGCACTGCTGTGGAACTGGTCAAG ACTAATCCTGAGTTTGACCCTGAGCGCTGCTTCGCCTTTGTTCACGACTTGAGTGATGTGGAAGCCAATTACCCCGTCCCTGAAGGAACTCTTGATGTTATAGTGCTAATCTTTGTGCTATCAGCACTGCATCCTAACAA AATGCAGTCGTCCATCAGTAGATTAGCTCGACTCCTTAAACCCGGGGGAGTGATGCTGCTCAGGGACTATGGGCGCTACGATATGGCGCAGCTTCGCTTTAAGAAAG GAAGGTGCTTGTCTGAAAACTTCTACGTTCGAGGTGATGGAACAAGGgtgtatttttttacacaag ATGAACTTCATGAGCTGTTCACAGAGGCAGGGCTTGAGAAAGTGCAGAACCTCGTAGACAGAAGGCTGCAGGTGAACAGGGGCAAACAGCTCACCATGTACAGGGTGTGGATCCAGTGCAAGTATCGCAAGGCTCCACTTGAGCTACCTGAGACACAGGACTGA
- the tlk2 gene encoding serine/threonine-protein kinase tousled-like 2 isoform X1 encodes MMEELHSLDPRRQELLEARFTGVGVAKGSGQNQNESSNQSLCSVGSLSDKELETPEKKANDQRVRKRKADHFDSSQGKAGTRGHKISDYFEFAGGSGPGTSPARGIPPVVRSSPQHSLSNPPVTVQQGSPSSVSSANTEHSSCSLKPASLHMLHKATQSELTIEKLTAMENNKNSDLEKKEGRIDDLLRANCDLRRQIDEQQRMLERYKERLNKCVTMSKKLLIEKSKQEKMACRDKSMQDRLRLGHFTTVRHGASFTEQWTDGYAFQNLIKQQERINSQREDIERQRKLLAKRKPPSMVQTPPPSLEQNKRKSKANGTESEALSQAEYHEQEEIFKLRLGHLKKEEAEIQAELERLERVRNLHIRELKRIHNEDNSQFKDHPTLNDRYLLLHLLGRGGFSEVYKAFDLTEQRYVAVKIHQLNKNWRDEKKENYHKHACREYRIHKELDHPRIVKLYDYFSLDTDSFCTVLEYCEGNDLDFYLKQHKLMSEKEGRSIIMQIVNALKYLNEIRPPIIHYDLKPGNILLVNGTACGEIKITDFGLSKIMDDDSYNSVDGMELTSQGAGTYWYLPPECFVVGKEPPKISNKVDVWSVGVIFYQCLYGRKPFGHNQSQQDILQENTILKATDVQFPPKPVVTPEAKAFIRRCLVYRKEDRIDVHQLASDPFLMPHIRKSVASSGSLGMAVASTSSSSNSSASN; translated from the exons ATGATGGAAGAACTGCATAGCCTGGACCCCCGACGGCAGGAGCTTTTGGAGGCTCGCTTCACCGGGGTTGGAGTGGCTAAG GGTTCAGGTCAGAATCAAAATGAGTCATCTAATCAGAGTCTATGCAGTGTGGGCTCGCTCAGTGATAAAGAGCTAGAG ACGCCTGAGAAAAAAGCAAATGACCAGAGAGTGAGAAAACGGAAAGCAGACCACTTTGACAGCAGTCAAG GCAAAGCAGGAACAAGGGGACATAAAATTAGTGATTATTTTGAG TTTGCGGGAGGTAGCGGTCCTGGTACCAGCCCTGCCAGGGGAATTCCACCAGTGGTCCGCTCTTCCCCACAACACTCCCTCTCCAACCCCCCTGTCACG GTGCAGCAGGGAAGCCCCTCCTCTGTGAGCTCAGCCAACACAGAGCATTCGTCATGTTCGCTGAAGCCTGCTTCTCTTCACATGCTCCATAAAGCCACACAG TCTGAACTTACTATAGAGAAACTAACAGCAATGGAGAACAACAAGAACTCTGAcctggagaagaaggagggCCGAATAGACGATTTGCTCCGG GCAAATTGTGATCTGAGGAGGCAGATTGATGAACAGCAGAGGATGCTGGAACGATACAAGGAACgcttaaataaatgtgtgaccATGTCTAAGAAGTTGCTGATTGAAAAA TCAAAACAAGAGAAGATGGCATGTCGGGACAAAAGCATGCAGGACAGGCTTCGACTAGGCCACTTCACCACAGTTAGACATGGTGCATCCTTCACTGAGCAGTGGACGGATGGATATGCCTTCCAAAACCTCATCAA ACAACAAGAAAGGATCAATTCTCAACGAGAGGATATTGAAAGGCAGAGGAAGCTTCTGGCCAAACGCAAGCCGCCCTCTATGGTCCAGACACCACCTCCAAGCCTGGAGCAAAACAAACGTAAAAGCAAGGCTAATGGAACAGAGAGTGAAGC ATTATCACAGGCAGAGTACCACGAGCAAGAAGAAATCTTCAAGCTAAGGCTAGGCCATCTTAAGAAG GAGGAAGCTGAGATCCAGGCGGAGCTGGAGAGGTTGGAGCGAGTGCGGAACCTACACATTCGTGAACTGAAAAGGATCCACAATGAGGATAATTCCCA ATTTAAAGATCACCCTACGTTAAATGACCGATACTTGCTGCTCCATTTACTTGGACGGGGAGGTTTCAGTGAAGTTTACAAA GCTTTTGACTTAACAGAGCAAAGGTATGTTGCAGTCAAAATCCATCAGTTGAACAAGAActggagagatgaaaagaaggaaaattatCACAA acATGCATGCAGAGAATATAGAATCCATAAAGAGCTGGACCATCCACGAATAGTTAAACTCTATGACTACTTTTCGCTTGATACTGACTC GTTCTGCACAGTCCTGGAGTACTGCGAGGGCAATGACTTGGACTTCTACCTGAAGCAGCACAAGCTAATGTCAGAGAAAGAGGGCCGCTCCATCATCATGCAGATTGTTAATGCCCTCAAGTACCTCAACGAGATCAGACCTCCCATTATCCACTATGACCTTAAACCTG GCAACATCCTCCTGGTGAACGGCACTGCTTGTGGGGAGATCAAGATCACAGACTTTGGCCTGTCAAAGATCATGGATGATGACAGCTACAACTCGGTGGATGGGATGGAGTTGACATCACAGGGAGCAGGGACATACTG GTACCTGCCCCctgagtgttttgttgttggaaagGAGCCACCCAAAATCTCCAACAAGGTGGACGTGTGGTCTGTCGGGGTTATTTTCTACCAGTGTTTGTACGGTCGAAAG CCCTTTGGCCATAACCAGTCCCAACAGGATATTCTGCAGGAGAACACCATACTGAAGGCAACAGATGTGCAGTTTCCTCCTAAGCCAGTAGTCACACCTGAAGCTAAG GCCTTTATAAGGCGCTGTCTAGTCTACCGGAAGGAGGACCGTATTGATGTGCACCAACTGGCCAGTGACCCCTTCCTCATGCCCCATATTCGCAAGTCAGTGGCGTCCTCGGGCAGTTTGGGCATGGCTGTCGCCTCCACATCCAGCTCCTCCAACAGCAGCGCCTCTAATTGA
- the tlk2 gene encoding serine/threonine-protein kinase tousled-like 2 isoform X2, with the protein MMEELHSLDPRRQELLEARFTGVGVAKGSGQNQNESSNQSLCSVGSLSDKELETPEKKANDQRVRKRKADHFDSSQGKAGTRGHKISDYFEVQQGSPSSVSSANTEHSSCSLKPASLHMLHKATQSELTIEKLTAMENNKNSDLEKKEGRIDDLLRANCDLRRQIDEQQRMLERYKERLNKCVTMSKKLLIEKSKQEKMACRDKSMQDRLRLGHFTTVRHGASFTEQWTDGYAFQNLIKQQERINSQREDIERQRKLLAKRKPPSMVQTPPPSLEQNKRKSKANGTESEALSQAEYHEQEEIFKLRLGHLKKEEAEIQAELERLERVRNLHIRELKRIHNEDNSQFKDHPTLNDRYLLLHLLGRGGFSEVYKAFDLTEQRYVAVKIHQLNKNWRDEKKENYHKHACREYRIHKELDHPRIVKLYDYFSLDTDSFCTVLEYCEGNDLDFYLKQHKLMSEKEGRSIIMQIVNALKYLNEIRPPIIHYDLKPGNILLVNGTACGEIKITDFGLSKIMDDDSYNSVDGMELTSQGAGTYWYLPPECFVVGKEPPKISNKVDVWSVGVIFYQCLYGRKPFGHNQSQQDILQENTILKATDVQFPPKPVVTPEAKAFIRRCLVYRKEDRIDVHQLASDPFLMPHIRKSVASSGSLGMAVASTSSSSNSSASN; encoded by the exons ATGATGGAAGAACTGCATAGCCTGGACCCCCGACGGCAGGAGCTTTTGGAGGCTCGCTTCACCGGGGTTGGAGTGGCTAAG GGTTCAGGTCAGAATCAAAATGAGTCATCTAATCAGAGTCTATGCAGTGTGGGCTCGCTCAGTGATAAAGAGCTAGAG ACGCCTGAGAAAAAAGCAAATGACCAGAGAGTGAGAAAACGGAAAGCAGACCACTTTGACAGCAGTCAAG GCAAAGCAGGAACAAGGGGACATAAAATTAGTGATTATTTTGAG GTGCAGCAGGGAAGCCCCTCCTCTGTGAGCTCAGCCAACACAGAGCATTCGTCATGTTCGCTGAAGCCTGCTTCTCTTCACATGCTCCATAAAGCCACACAG TCTGAACTTACTATAGAGAAACTAACAGCAATGGAGAACAACAAGAACTCTGAcctggagaagaaggagggCCGAATAGACGATTTGCTCCGG GCAAATTGTGATCTGAGGAGGCAGATTGATGAACAGCAGAGGATGCTGGAACGATACAAGGAACgcttaaataaatgtgtgaccATGTCTAAGAAGTTGCTGATTGAAAAA TCAAAACAAGAGAAGATGGCATGTCGGGACAAAAGCATGCAGGACAGGCTTCGACTAGGCCACTTCACCACAGTTAGACATGGTGCATCCTTCACTGAGCAGTGGACGGATGGATATGCCTTCCAAAACCTCATCAA ACAACAAGAAAGGATCAATTCTCAACGAGAGGATATTGAAAGGCAGAGGAAGCTTCTGGCCAAACGCAAGCCGCCCTCTATGGTCCAGACACCACCTCCAAGCCTGGAGCAAAACAAACGTAAAAGCAAGGCTAATGGAACAGAGAGTGAAGC ATTATCACAGGCAGAGTACCACGAGCAAGAAGAAATCTTCAAGCTAAGGCTAGGCCATCTTAAGAAG GAGGAAGCTGAGATCCAGGCGGAGCTGGAGAGGTTGGAGCGAGTGCGGAACCTACACATTCGTGAACTGAAAAGGATCCACAATGAGGATAATTCCCA ATTTAAAGATCACCCTACGTTAAATGACCGATACTTGCTGCTCCATTTACTTGGACGGGGAGGTTTCAGTGAAGTTTACAAA GCTTTTGACTTAACAGAGCAAAGGTATGTTGCAGTCAAAATCCATCAGTTGAACAAGAActggagagatgaaaagaaggaaaattatCACAA acATGCATGCAGAGAATATAGAATCCATAAAGAGCTGGACCATCCACGAATAGTTAAACTCTATGACTACTTTTCGCTTGATACTGACTC GTTCTGCACAGTCCTGGAGTACTGCGAGGGCAATGACTTGGACTTCTACCTGAAGCAGCACAAGCTAATGTCAGAGAAAGAGGGCCGCTCCATCATCATGCAGATTGTTAATGCCCTCAAGTACCTCAACGAGATCAGACCTCCCATTATCCACTATGACCTTAAACCTG GCAACATCCTCCTGGTGAACGGCACTGCTTGTGGGGAGATCAAGATCACAGACTTTGGCCTGTCAAAGATCATGGATGATGACAGCTACAACTCGGTGGATGGGATGGAGTTGACATCACAGGGAGCAGGGACATACTG GTACCTGCCCCctgagtgttttgttgttggaaagGAGCCACCCAAAATCTCCAACAAGGTGGACGTGTGGTCTGTCGGGGTTATTTTCTACCAGTGTTTGTACGGTCGAAAG CCCTTTGGCCATAACCAGTCCCAACAGGATATTCTGCAGGAGAACACCATACTGAAGGCAACAGATGTGCAGTTTCCTCCTAAGCCAGTAGTCACACCTGAAGCTAAG GCCTTTATAAGGCGCTGTCTAGTCTACCGGAAGGAGGACCGTATTGATGTGCACCAACTGGCCAGTGACCCCTTCCTCATGCCCCATATTCGCAAGTCAGTGGCGTCCTCGGGCAGTTTGGGCATGGCTGTCGCCTCCACATCCAGCTCCTCCAACAGCAGCGCCTCTAATTGA